The Streptomyces achromogenes genome window below encodes:
- a CDS encoding NAD(P)/FAD-dependent oxidoreductase, with amino-acid sequence MNTHASVVVIGGGVMGTSIAYHLAAAGVRDVLLVERDELAAGSTSKAAGGVRAQFSDELNIQLGARSLEAFARFGEEIGHDIGLRRVGYLFLLSTPEDVDSFEAGVRLQNALGVPSRLIGPAEAGRLSPLIRTDGLLAAAFSPDDGHCTPEAVVHGYAAAARSCGARILRHTAVTGIERQGSAVTAVQTTLGRITTDTVICAAGAWSRAVGAMAGVDLPVQPLRRQIAVTEPVPGLPPDLPMTIDFSSTLYFHAEGPGLLVGMSDPDERPGFATDAHDRWIPRLADAMQRRAPALLDLRRTGGWAGLYEVTPDHNALIGEAPSVSRFLYATGFSGHGFLQGPAVGEVVRDLYLGRVPFVDVAPLSADRFAADAPRPEVNRV; translated from the coding sequence GTGAACACGCATGCCTCGGTCGTCGTCATCGGCGGCGGGGTGATGGGTACGAGCATCGCCTACCACCTCGCGGCCGCGGGCGTCCGCGACGTCCTGCTCGTCGAGCGGGACGAACTCGCCGCGGGCTCGACCTCGAAGGCCGCCGGAGGGGTCCGCGCCCAGTTCTCCGACGAGCTCAACATCCAGCTCGGCGCGCGCAGCCTCGAGGCGTTCGCGCGGTTCGGCGAGGAGATCGGGCACGACATCGGGCTGCGCCGCGTCGGCTACCTGTTCCTGCTCTCCACCCCCGAGGACGTCGACTCCTTCGAGGCGGGCGTGCGGCTGCAGAACGCACTCGGCGTGCCCAGCCGCCTCATCGGCCCCGCCGAGGCCGGGCGGCTCTCCCCGCTGATCCGCACCGACGGGTTACTCGCGGCCGCGTTCTCGCCCGACGACGGCCACTGCACGCCCGAAGCCGTCGTCCACGGGTACGCGGCCGCCGCCCGCAGCTGCGGCGCGCGCATCCTGCGGCACACCGCGGTCACCGGCATCGAACGGCAGGGGAGCGCCGTCACCGCCGTGCAGACCACCCTCGGCCGCATCACCACCGACACGGTGATCTGCGCGGCCGGCGCCTGGTCCCGGGCCGTCGGCGCGATGGCGGGCGTCGACCTGCCGGTGCAGCCGCTGCGCCGCCAGATCGCGGTCACCGAACCGGTCCCCGGACTGCCGCCGGACCTGCCCATGACCATCGACTTCAGCAGCACCCTCTACTTCCACGCCGAGGGCCCCGGCCTCCTCGTCGGCATGTCCGACCCCGACGAGCGGCCTGGCTTCGCCACCGACGCCCACGACCGGTGGATCCCGCGCCTCGCCGACGCCATGCAGCGCCGCGCCCCCGCCCTGCTCGACCTGCGCCGCACGGGCGGCTGGGCGGGCCTGTACGAGGTCACCCCGGACCACAACGCCCTGATCGGCGAGGCGCCGTCGGTGTCCCGCTTCCTGTACGCGACCGGCTTCTCCGGCCACGGTTTCCTGCAGGGCCCGGCGGTCGGCGAGGTCGTCCGCGACCTGTACCTCGGCCGCGTACCCTTCGTGGACGTCGCCCCCCTGAGCGCCGACCGCTTCGCGGCCGACGCCCCGCGTCCGGAGGTCAACCGCGTATGA
- a CDS encoding saccharopine dehydrogenase: MTELHLWLRHEARTTERRTPVVPDDARRLLEAGVALTVEDSPQRVFATDAYEAAGARIAPAGSWTSAPRDTVVLGLKELPDAPRELTHRHIFFGHAYKQQPGARDLLRRFAAGGGALLDLEYLVDDHGRRLAAFGYWAGYLGAALAVLHHRGRLAGPLRPSEKAEWDEALRPAPGEEEFTALVVGALGRSGRGARAAFGVAGVEPGCWDLAETRDLDRTALLAHDVLVNCVLATTPVPPFVREEDLDDPGRRLRTLSDVTCDVGSPLNVLPVYDRTTEWTDPVRRLRKEPPLDLIAIDNLPSLLPREASADFSAALTPVLLDFGAAGPWGRCLHRFHAACRELGLTAGESGRV, translated from the coding sequence ATGACCGAACTGCACCTGTGGCTGCGCCACGAGGCCCGCACCACCGAACGGCGCACCCCGGTCGTCCCCGACGACGCCCGCCGCCTCCTCGAGGCCGGGGTGGCGCTGACCGTCGAGGACTCCCCGCAGCGCGTGTTCGCGACCGACGCCTACGAGGCGGCCGGCGCCCGGATCGCTCCCGCCGGCTCCTGGACGTCAGCGCCGCGCGACACGGTCGTCCTCGGACTGAAGGAACTCCCGGACGCCCCGCGCGAGCTGACGCACCGCCATATCTTCTTCGGGCACGCCTACAAGCAACAGCCTGGCGCACGGGACCTGTTGCGGCGGTTCGCCGCCGGGGGAGGGGCCCTCCTCGACCTGGAGTACCTGGTCGACGACCACGGCCGCCGCCTCGCCGCCTTCGGGTACTGGGCGGGCTACCTCGGCGCGGCACTGGCGGTGCTGCACCACCGGGGCAGGCTCGCCGGGCCCCTACGCCCCTCGGAGAAGGCCGAGTGGGACGAAGCGCTGCGCCCCGCTCCCGGCGAAGAGGAGTTCACCGCCCTCGTCGTCGGCGCCCTGGGCCGCAGCGGCCGGGGCGCACGGGCCGCGTTCGGCGTGGCCGGCGTCGAGCCCGGCTGCTGGGACCTGGCGGAGACCCGCGACCTGGACCGCACCGCGCTGCTGGCCCACGACGTCCTGGTCAACTGCGTCCTCGCCACGACCCCGGTGCCGCCGTTCGTCCGCGAGGAGGATCTCGACGACCCCGGCCGGCGGCTGCGCACCCTCTCCGACGTCACCTGCGACGTGGGCTCGCCGCTCAACGTCCTGCCCGTGTACGACCGCACCACCGAGTGGACGGACCCCGTGCGCCGGCTGCGCAAGGAGCCACCACTCGACCTGATCGCCATCGACAACCTGCCGTCCCTGCTGCCGCGCGAGGCCAGCGCCGACTTCTCGGCGGCCCTGACCCCCGTGCTGCTGGACTTCGGCGCCGCCGGACCGTGGGGGCGCTGCCTGCACCGCTTCCACGCCGCCTGCCGTGAACTCGGCCTGACCGCAGGGGAGTCCGGCCGTGTCTGA
- a CDS encoding serine hydrolase domain-containing protein, with translation MALLRQEVEPSEAGLDPEALDRLDRHVARQVDAGRLPGFLLAVSRGGRVAHLTAYGRRDIAAGLPVEHDTLYRIYSMTKPVTSVAALILMEEGRLRLDDPVADHLPAFAGLRVYEAGSGADLTTRPLERPLLVKHLMTHTAGLTFAFYHCHPVDALYREAGLESAVLPGSDLAGTVEAYARLPLQFEPGTQWNYSVATNVLGRVIEVVSGQPLDEFLAERIFRPLGMPDAGFQVTAGQAGRLAELYGDSDGGGIEPIPGLPLSGRPRFLSGSGGMVATAYDIHRFTEMLRRRGELDGVRLLRPRTVDLMTSNHLPGGVDLRAFGSRPAHDEPGNDGVGFGLGVSVVVDPGRTQAPSGLGAYGWSGVATTTFWVDPSHDVSVQFLTQLRPRRSLKLYPDLKRLVHEAIKD, from the coding sequence ATGGCACTGCTGCGGCAAGAGGTCGAACCGAGCGAGGCGGGGCTCGACCCGGAGGCGCTGGACCGCCTCGACCGGCATGTCGCCCGCCAGGTCGACGCGGGGCGCCTGCCCGGATTCCTCCTGGCCGTCTCCCGCGGCGGCCGGGTCGCCCACCTCACCGCGTACGGCCGTCGCGACATCGCCGCCGGACTGCCCGTCGAGCACGACACCCTCTACCGGATCTACTCCATGACCAAACCGGTCACCTCGGTGGCCGCGCTGATACTGATGGAGGAGGGCCGGCTGCGGCTCGACGACCCGGTCGCCGACCATCTGCCGGCCTTCGCCGGGCTGCGGGTGTACGAGGCCGGCTCCGGCGCGGATCTCACCACCCGCCCGCTCGAGCGGCCCCTGCTGGTGAAGCACCTGATGACCCACACCGCGGGTCTCACCTTCGCCTTCTACCACTGTCACCCCGTCGACGCCCTCTACCGCGAGGCGGGCCTGGAATCGGCGGTGCTGCCGGGCTCGGACCTGGCCGGGACGGTGGAGGCGTACGCACGGCTGCCGTTGCAGTTCGAGCCGGGCACGCAGTGGAACTACTCGGTCGCCACCAACGTCCTGGGCCGGGTCATCGAGGTCGTCTCCGGCCAGCCGCTGGACGAGTTCCTCGCCGAGCGGATCTTCCGCCCCCTCGGCATGCCCGACGCCGGCTTCCAGGTCACGGCCGGACAGGCCGGCCGGCTGGCGGAGCTGTACGGCGACAGCGACGGCGGCGGCATCGAGCCGATCCCGGGACTGCCGTTGTCCGGCCGCCCCCGCTTCCTGTCCGGCAGCGGCGGCATGGTGGCCACCGCCTACGACATCCACCGTTTCACCGAGATGCTGCGCCGCCGCGGCGAGCTCGACGGGGTGCGGCTGCTCCGGCCGCGGACGGTCGACCTGATGACGTCCAACCACCTGCCCGGCGGCGTCGACCTGCGCGCCTTCGGCAGCCGTCCCGCCCACGACGAGCCCGGGAACGACGGCGTCGGCTTCGGCCTCGGCGTCTCCGTCGTCGTCGACCCGGGCCGCACCCAGGCGCCCTCGGGGCTCGGCGCCTACGGCTGGAGCGGCGTCGCCACCACGACGTTCTGGGTCGACCCGAGCCACGACGTGAGCGTGCAGTTCCTGACCCAGCTGAGGCCGCGGCGGTCCCTGAAGCTCTACCCCGACCTCAAGCGTCTGGTGCACGAGGCGATCAAGGACTGA